The stretch of DNA TCTGCGCCACCTGCAGGCCGAAGTCGTCGGTCTCGAATTCACATTGGCTGTTCCAGCCGATCTGGCCGCTGATGAACAGCAGGCGGCTGCCGGCCTGCATCTCGGTCATCATGCCGTTGGCGTAGCCGCGCGGCGGCGCCCAGTCGGGCGGCTGCAGGATCTTCATGTCGTTTCCCTGTGGTTGCTTGGTATGAGTGGATGGAAATCGGGGTTCAGGCCGCGGCGACCAGGTAACGCGCCATGGCCTCGCGCACGGATTCGGGCAGCGGCTGCGGCGCAATCGCGCCGGTATCGACGCAGACCAGCCGTTGCGTCACTTCCATGCGGGTATCGTCGTGGGGGCCGGCAAAGCGGATCGCCAGCGTGAAGCTGGACTGGCCCAGTTTCAGTACACGCAACTCGCGTGTCAGCACCTCGCCCAGCCGGCTGGGCGCCAGGAAGCGGCACTCCAGCTCGGCCGTCGGCACGCCCGCGCGGCCCTCGCCATGCATGGCATCGAATGGCCAGCCCAGCGCCTCGCCGAACCAGTCCTCGATCAGGTCGTTGAGCATCTCGAAGTAGCGCGGATAGAACACGATGCCGGCGGCGTCGCAGTGCTTGAAGCGCACCAGCACGGTATTGCGGAACACGTCGCTCATGGCTGCCCCTGGTTTGGCTTGCCGCCATTGCCTGCAGCCGGCCCCTGCTCCGCCATCTGGCGCAGCCTGAAGCGCTGCAGCTTGCCGGTCTCGGTGCGCGGCAGCGCCGGCACGAACTCGATGCGGCGCGGGTACTTGTACGGCGCGATCTGCCGCTTCACGTAGTCCTGCAGCGCGGTGCGCGTGGCGTCGTCAGCGGGCACGCCTTCGCGCAGCACCACGTAGGCCATCACCACCTGGCCGCGCCCGTCGTCCGGCGCGCCGACCACGCCGCATTCGGCCACCGCCTCGTGCTGCATCAGCGCGCTCTCCACCTCCGGCCCGGCAATGTTGTAGCCGGCCGAGATGATCATGTCGTCGGAGCGCGCCTGGTAGTAGTAATAGCCGTCCGCGTCGGCGACGAAGGTATCGCCCGGCAGGTTCCAGCCGGCCTTCACATAGTTGGCCTGGCGCGGGTCGTCCAGGTAGCGGCAGCCGGTCGGGCCCTGCACCGCCAGCTTGCCGACCTGGCCCGGCGGCAGCGGCCGCATCTCCTCGTCTACGATCTGCGCCACGTAGCCGGGCACCACCTTGCCGATCGCGCCGGGCCTGACCTCGGCGCCGGCGCTCGAGATAAAGATGTGCATCATCTCGGTGCCGCCGATGCCATCGGTCATCTCGATGCCGGTGGCGGCCTTCCAGCTTTGCCGCGTGGCGTCCGGCAGCGCCTCGCCGGCCGACACGCTATGCCGCAGGCTGGAGATATCGAAGCGCGGCGCCAGCGCCGCCATCTGCCGGTAGAAGGTGGGCGCAGTGAAGACGATGGTGGCGCGGAAGTCGTGGATCAGTTCGAGCAACGTTTCAGGGGTGAGCTTCTCCGCCAGCACGGTGCTGGCGCCGATGCGCAACGGGAAGCACAGCATGCCGCCGAGCCCGAAGGTGAAGGCGATCGGCGGGGTGCCGCAAAAGATGTCGTCCGGCCCGGAGCGCAGCACATGGCGCGGGAACAGGTCGCACATGGCCAGCACGTCGCGGTGGAAATGCATGGTGCCCTTGGGCTGTCCGGTGGTGCCGCTGGTAAAGGCGATCAGGCAGACATCGTCGCTGGCGGTGTCGCAGGCGTCGAAGGTCTGCGGCTTGCCGGCCATTGCCGCCTCCAGCGAGCCCTCGCCTTCGCCGTTGAAATACAGCGCTTGCGCGAGGCTCGGGCAATGGCATTCGCCGCCGGGCTGCTGGTTGGCGTCGAGCTCGTCGCGCAGCCGCGCATCGCACAGCGCGGCGCTGACCTGCGCCTTGTCGATGATCTGCTTGAGCTCCCTGGCGCGCAGCAGCGGCATGGTCGGCACCGCCACCAGCCCGGCCTTCAGCGTGGCCAGCCAGCTGGCCGCCATCATCAGGTTGTTGGGGCCGCGCAGCAGCACGCGGTTGCCGGGCACCAGCCGCATGTCCTCGACCAGCACTTGGGCGATGCGGTTCACCAGCGCCGCGAGTTCGGCATAGGTGACCGTCTCGATGCGGCCGTCGCGGCGATGGCGGATGGCAACGCGCTCGCCGCGGCCTTCGCGCACGTGGCGGTCGACCAGTTCCGCCGCGGCATTGATCCGCTCGGGGTAGTCGGTGTCGGCATTGAAGCGGAACACCGGCCACTGGTCCTGCGGCGGCAGGCGGTCGCGCGCGAAGGTGTCGAGGTGGGCTGTGGTCGCCATGGCTTGTCTCCTGTCTGCTCTGTATCGGTACGGCAGTTCGTGGGTGGCGCGGGGGCGCAAGGTCCGGTCTCAGGCCGTATGCCCGGCCAGCGTCTCGCGCGCGATGATCAGCTTCTGCACTTCGGTGGCGCCCTCGTAGATGCGCAGCGAGCGGATCTCGCGGTACAGGCTTTCCACGCGCGTGCCGACCTTGACGCCCAGGCCGCCGAACATCTGCACCGCGCGGTCGATCACCTGCTGCGCGTTCTCGGTGGCGACCATCTTGGCCATGGCCGCCTCGCGCGTGGTGCGCTGTCCCTTGACGTCGCGCAGCCAGGCGGCGCGGTAGGTCAGCAGCGCCGCGGCGTCGATCGCGGTGGCCATGTCGCCGATGGCGGCCTGGGTCAGCTGCAGGTCGGCCAGCACGCCGCCGAACATCGGCCGCGCGCGGGCACGTGCCAGCGCATCGTCCAGCGCCGCGCGGCCGAAGCCCAGCGCCGCCGCGGCAACCGAAGCGCGGAAGATGTCGAGCGTCATCATCGCCACCTTGAAGCCCTGCCCCGCCTCGCCCAGGCGGTTGCCCACCGGCACGCGGCACTGGTCGAAGCGCAGCGTGGCCAGCGGATGCGGCGCCATCACGTCGATGCGTTCGGCAATGGACAGGCCCGGCGTGTCGGCGTCGACCACCAGCGCCGTAATGCCGCGCGCGCCCGGGGCCTCGCCGGTGCGCACGAACACGCAGTAGAAATCCGCGATGCCGCCATTCGAGATCCAGGTCTTGGCGCCATCGATCACATAGTGGCTGCCGTCGTCCGACAGCTTCGCGCTGCATTGCATCGCGGCGACATCCGAGCCGGCCTCGGGCTCCGACAGCGCGAACGCGGCAATTGCCTCGCCGCGGGCCACGCGCGGCAGGTAGCGCGCGCGCAGCGCGTCGCTGCCCGCCAGCGTGATCGCGCCCGAGCCCAGGCCCTGCATGGCAAAGGCAAAATCGGCCAGGCCGTCATGGCGCGCGAGCGTCTCGCGCAGCAGGCACAGCGAGCGCGAGTCCAGCGCCGGCAGCGCGCCGCCATGCGCGGCCGGCACGCAGTAGCGCAGCCAGCCGGCCTCGCCCAGCTGCCGCACCACCGTGCGGCAGGCGGCGTCGGTATCGCTGTGGTCGACCCGCAGGTGTTGCCCGCACCATGCGTCGAGTTCGCGCTCCAGCGCGCGGTGGACGTCGTCGAACAGCGGCAGATCCAGGTAGGTCTTGTCGGACATGGCGGCTCAGTCCCCTTCGAACACCGGCTTGGTCTTGGCGACGAAAGCCTCGTAGGCGCGGCGGAAATCCCGCGTCTGCATGCAGATGGCCTGCGCCTCGGCCTCGGCCTCGATGGCTTCGTCCAGGCCCATGTTCCATTCCTGGTGCAGCAGCTTCTTGGTCACGCCGTGGGCGAAGGTGGGGCCGGCGGCCAGTTGCGCGGCCAGCGCCTGCGCCTGCGCCAGCACCGCTTCGGACGGGTGCAGCGCGTTGAAGAAGCCCCACTGCAGCCCTTCCTCCGCGCTCATCGAGCGGCCCGTGTACAGAAGCTCGCTGGCTCGGCCCTGCCCGATCACCCGCGGCAGCAGCGTGCACGCGCCCATGTCGGCACCGGCCAGGCCGACGCGCGTGAACAGGAAAGCGGTCCTGGCCTGCGCCGTGCCCAGGCGCATGTCGGAAGCCAGCGCCATCATCGCGCCGGCGCCGGCGCAGATGCCGTCGACCGCGCTCACCACCGGCTGCGGGCAGGCGCGCATCGCCTTGACCAGGTCGCCGGTCATGCGCGTGAAGTCGAGCAACTCGGGCATGGTCATCTGCGTCAGCGGCCCGATGATCTCGTGCACATCGCCGCCCGAGCAGAAGTTGCCGCCGGCGCCGGTGACCACCACCGCCTTGATGTCGCTGGCGTAGCACAGGCCGCGGAACAGGTCGCGCAGCTCGGCGTAGGAGTCGAAGGTCAGCGGGTTCTTGCGCTCCGGCCGGTTCAGCGTGATGGTCCCGACCTTGCCGTCGTCGGACACCGACCACAGGAAGTGCCGCGGTTCATAGCCGGCAAAGCTGCGCTTGTGGTGGCGCATGTCGAGTGCGATATCAGTCATGGTTCTCTCTCAGGTCCTTGTCTTGTCAGCCCGCCATCACTTCGCCGCCGGCCACCGGGATCGCCTGGCCGGTGATCGCGCCGGCGGACGGCTGGCACAGCCACGCCACGGCGTCGGCCACTTCCTCGGGCTTAACCAGGCGGCGCTGCGGATTGCGCGCGGCCAGTTCGGCACGCGCCTGGTCTTCGGTGCGGCCGGTCTTGCCGACGATATTGGCGACCGCGTCGCGCACGATATCGGTCTCGGTGTAGCCCGGGCAAACCGCGTTGACGGTCACGCCCTTGGCCGCGGTCTCCAGCGCCAGCGCGCGCGTCAGTCCGATCACGCCATGCTTGGCCGCGCAATAGGCGCTGACATAGCCGTAGCCGATCAGTCCGGCGGTGCTGGCCACGTTGACGATGCGGCCCCAGCCGGCTTCGAGCATCGCCGGCAGTGCGGCCTGCGTGCACAGGAAGGTGCCGGTCAGGTTGACGTCGAGCATGCGCTGCCACAGCGCGGCATCGGTCTTCATGAAGGGCGCGCTGTGCGCCTGCCCGGCGTTGTTTACCAGCATCGATACCGGACCTGCCTGCTCCGTGGCCGCGGCGAAGGCGCGCGCGACGCTGTCGACATCGGCAATATCGGCCGTGACGAACGAAACGATGGCGCCTGCCGGTGCCTGCTCGCGCAGGACTTGCACCGTCGCCTGCAGCGTGCCGGCCTCGCGCCCCAGCAGCGTGACGCTGGCGCCGTCGGCCAGCAGCCGTCGCGCGATTGCGGCGCCGATGCCGCGCCCGCCGCCGGTCACCAGCGCGTGGCGGCCGGCCAGAGTTGCCGTGCTGCCCGTCATGCCTGCTTCTCCTGCGCCGCGGCGCGTTCAAGGTTGGTTTCCAGCTGCCGCTTGCCCGCCAGGTATTGCTTGGGCCAGGCGATGTCGCGGTAGCCGATGCGCGCGGCCTCCTGCAGCGTCCAGGCCGGGTTGGCCAGGTGCGGCCGCGCGATCGCGCACAGGTCGGCGCGGCCGGCGGCGATGATCGAGTCGACATGGTCCGCCTCGAAGATCGCACCCACCGCGATGGT from Cupriavidus taiwanensis encodes:
- a CDS encoding acyl-CoA thioesterase, with the translated sequence MSDVFRNTVLVRFKHCDAAGIVFYPRYFEMLNDLIEDWFGEALGWPFDAMHGEGRAGVPTAELECRFLAPSRLGEVLTRELRVLKLGQSSFTLAIRFAGPHDDTRMEVTQRLVCVDTGAIAPQPLPESVREAMARYLVAAA
- a CDS encoding AMP-binding protein, whose amino-acid sequence is MATTAHLDTFARDRLPPQDQWPVFRFNADTDYPERINAAAELVDRHVREGRGERVAIRHRRDGRIETVTYAELAALVNRIAQVLVEDMRLVPGNRVLLRGPNNLMMAASWLATLKAGLVAVPTMPLLRARELKQIIDKAQVSAALCDARLRDELDANQQPGGECHCPSLAQALYFNGEGEGSLEAAMAGKPQTFDACDTASDDVCLIAFTSGTTGQPKGTMHFHRDVLAMCDLFPRHVLRSGPDDIFCGTPPIAFTFGLGGMLCFPLRIGASTVLAEKLTPETLLELIHDFRATIVFTAPTFYRQMAALAPRFDISSLRHSVSAGEALPDATRQSWKAATGIEMTDGIGGTEMMHIFISSAGAEVRPGAIGKVVPGYVAQIVDEEMRPLPPGQVGKLAVQGPTGCRYLDDPRQANYVKAGWNLPGDTFVADADGYYYYQARSDDMIISAGYNIAGPEVESALMQHEAVAECGVVGAPDDGRGQVVMAYVVLREGVPADDATRTALQDYVKRQIAPYKYPRRIEFVPALPRTETGKLQRFRLRQMAEQGPAAGNGGKPNQGQP
- a CDS encoding acyl-CoA dehydrogenase family protein produces the protein MSDKTYLDLPLFDDVHRALERELDAWCGQHLRVDHSDTDAACRTVVRQLGEAGWLRYCVPAAHGGALPALDSRSLCLLRETLARHDGLADFAFAMQGLGSGAITLAGSDALRARYLPRVARGEAIAAFALSEPEAGSDVAAMQCSAKLSDDGSHYVIDGAKTWISNGGIADFYCVFVRTGEAPGARGITALVVDADTPGLSIAERIDVMAPHPLATLRFDQCRVPVGNRLGEAGQGFKVAMMTLDIFRASVAAAALGFGRAALDDALARARARPMFGGVLADLQLTQAAIGDMATAIDAAALLTYRAAWLRDVKGQRTTREAAMAKMVATENAQQVIDRAVQMFGGLGVKVGTRVESLYREIRSLRIYEGATEVQKLIIARETLAGHTA
- a CDS encoding enoyl-CoA hydratase family protein, whose amino-acid sequence is MTDIALDMRHHKRSFAGYEPRHFLWSVSDDGKVGTITLNRPERKNPLTFDSYAELRDLFRGLCYASDIKAVVVTGAGGNFCSGGDVHEIIGPLTQMTMPELLDFTRMTGDLVKAMRACPQPVVSAVDGICAGAGAMMALASDMRLGTAQARTAFLFTRVGLAGADMGACTLLPRVIGQGRASELLYTGRSMSAEEGLQWGFFNALHPSEAVLAQAQALAAQLAAGPTFAHGVTKKLLHQEWNMGLDEAIEAEAEAQAICMQTRDFRRAYEAFVAKTKPVFEGD
- a CDS encoding SDR family NAD(P)-dependent oxidoreductase; amino-acid sequence: MTGSTATLAGRHALVTGGGRGIGAAIARRLLADGASVTLLGREAGTLQATVQVLREQAPAGAIVSFVTADIADVDSVARAFAAATEQAGPVSMLVNNAGQAHSAPFMKTDAALWQRMLDVNLTGTFLCTQAALPAMLEAGWGRIVNVASTAGLIGYGYVSAYCAAKHGVIGLTRALALETAAKGVTVNAVCPGYTETDIVRDAVANIVGKTGRTEDQARAELAARNPQRRLVKPEEVADAVAWLCQPSAGAITGQAIPVAGGEVMAG